AGGCTCCAGGCGCTCGCGAAGGCGCGGCCCAGGGCCTGGGCCGCCCGGGGGAGCATGCCGGGCAGGCGCTCCTGCAGGGCCCCCGCGGACTCCCGCAGCAGCTCCCCGGTCTCGGTGGGCAGGGGGCGCCCCAGGAGCGCCTCCACCCGGGGCAACCACACCTCCTGGGCCTGGACGGCATAGGCGGGCAATGCCGAGGCCGCCTGCCGCAGCTCCCGGGCCACGGTGGGAACCACCAGGAGGGCGAAGGCCGCCGCGGCTGCCAGCACGGCGGCGAAGACCAGGGCAATGCCCGCCGCCCGGGGTACCCGGCGGGCCTCCAGGCGGTCCACCACGGGGTCCAGGGCGTAGGCCAGGAACCAGGCCAGCAGCAGGGGCACCACGACCGCCTGCAGCCGCGCGGCGAGCCACAGCGAGCCCGCCAGGGCCAAGACCAGGCCGGCCCACACCAGGGGGTTGCGCTGCGCGATTGGTTCTTCCCGCGTGCCCATTGGCATCAGGGTCTCCTCTGGCGAAACTGCTCTCCCTGCATCCCCTCGCCCTCGAGGGGAAAGGGGCCTGGGGCGCGGGTGAACGCGCTGCGTTTCATCCTTCGGGGTGACCGAAGATCAGCGACCACTCAGTTCGTGGATCCACACGCCGTGGATGCGGCCTTGGGCGTCCACCTCTTCCAGGTGAAGGTTCCGGGCCAGGCCCCGGGCCTCGAGCTGCTCCACGGTCCCCTCGGCGACGGCCCTGCCCGGCTCCGCCACCAGCGCGGTGCCCCCGGGGGGGAGCACCCGGGCGAGGGTGTGGAGGAACGGGGCGAGGAACCTGCGCTCGTAGAGGACGTCGGAGGCCAGCACCAGGGGTGCCGAGAGCCCGGCGGGAGGTTCTCGCCAGTCCAGGAGCAGGGTGCGCCCCGGGGTGCCGAGGTTCAGGGCGTGGTTGGCCCGGGCGAACGCCAGCGCGTCGGGCTCGAAGTCCGTAAAGAGCACCTGCCCCCCGTTGAGGGCCGCGGCCACCCCCGCCAGGCCCAGCCCGCACCCGAGCTCCAGCACGCGAGTTTCCCGCCCCAGCCCCCGGCGCAGTACGAACCCGGCCAGCGCCAGGGCCGAGGGCCACAGCTCCGCCCAGTAGGGAAAGCGCTCGTCCTCCCCGAAGTCCTCGGGGCCCATCCCGTCGGCCAGGGCGTTGGGGTCGGCCACCTGGAAGAGCCCCACCTCCCGCCCCCCCAGGCACAGCCGGCGCAGGGCCACCACGTAGCCCGGCGGCAGGAGCTCCTCGGCGGCTTCCCTCATGGCGCGTTTCTCCTCGCACAGCCCGGGGGAGGTTGAGTATAAGGGGTGCCGCCGCACAGGTGCCAGGGGGGTGAGGCGTGAAGCGTGAGGCGTGAAGTTCCAACGAGCAACCCGCAACGAGCCGACGAATGACCCTCTGGGCCCTCTCCGACCTCCACCTGTCCTTCTCCGGCGCCAAGCCCATGGACGTCTTCGGCGACCACTGGCGCGGGCACGTGGCGCGGGTGGAGCGGGCGTGGCGCGAGGCGGTGGGGGAGGACGACGTGGTGTGCCTGCCGGGGGACCTGTCCTGGGCCCTTCGCCTGAGGGAGGCCGCCGGCGAGCTGGCGTGGCTCGGCGGGCTGCCGGGCCGCAAGGTGCTGGTGAAGGGCAACCACGACTACTGGTGGGAGTCGCTGGCGAAGGTGCGCCGGGCCCTTCCCCCGGGGGTGTTCGCCCTCCAGAACGACGCCCTCCTCCTGGACGGGGTGGCCCTGGCCGGCGCCCGGGGCTGG
The sequence above is a segment of the Thermodesulfobacteriota bacterium genome. Coding sequences within it:
- a CDS encoding methyltransferase, with translation MREAAEELLPPGYVVALRRLCLGGREVGLFQVADPNALADGMGPEDFGEDERFPYWAELWPSALALAGFVLRRGLGRETRVLELGCGLGLAGVAAALNGGQVLFTDFEPDALAFARANHALNLGTPGRTLLLDWREPPAGLSAPLVLASDVLYERRFLAPFLHTLARVLPPGGTALVAEPGRAVAEGTVEQLEARGLARNLHLEEVDAQGRIHGVWIHELSGR